One genomic segment of Synechocystis sp. LKSZ1 includes these proteins:
- a CDS encoding acylneuraminate cytidylyltransferase family protein: MSNSVITIIPARGGSKGILQKNIRFLSDKPLIAHSILDSLEAKEVDLTFVSTDDDKIASVSEGYGAEIIQRPAEFASDTASSESALLHALIEIEKMGIEPELIVFLQCTSPLRTGEDIDRAITQLRQENADSLLSVSPTHRFIWHKVDGEAQSINYDYRHRQRRQELNPQYMENGSIYIFKPWVLKEFHNRLGGKISLFVMEKTQSHEIDSLQDFEYIEFLMNKTMSQIH, from the coding sequence ATGTCCAATTCAGTTATAACAATCATCCCCGCCCGCGGTGGTTCAAAAGGTATTCTGCAAAAAAATATTCGTTTTTTGTCTGATAAACCTCTCATTGCTCATTCTATCCTGGATTCACTAGAAGCTAAAGAAGTCGATCTCACCTTCGTCTCCACCGATGATGATAAAATTGCTTCCGTGTCAGAAGGCTATGGGGCGGAAATTATCCAACGTCCGGCTGAATTTGCTAGTGATACAGCTTCTTCAGAATCAGCTTTACTTCATGCCCTTATAGAAATAGAAAAAATGGGCATTGAACCAGAGTTAATAGTTTTTTTACAATGCACCTCTCCTTTGCGTACTGGTGAAGATATTGATCGCGCCATTACTCAACTAAGGCAAGAAAATGCCGACTCCCTATTATCTGTTTCCCCGACCCATCGTTTTATCTGGCATAAAGTAGACGGGGAAGCTCAATCCATTAATTATGATTATCGTCACCGCCAACGACGACAGGAGTTGAATCCTCAATATATGGAAAATGGATCTATATATATTTTCAAGCCTTGGGTATTGAAAGAATTCCATAATCGTTTGGGGGGCAAAATTTCCTTATTTGTGATGGAAAAAACACAGAGTCACGAAATAGACTCATTACAAGATTTTGAATATATAGAATTTTTAATGAATAAAACAATGTCACAAATTCACTAA
- a CDS encoding methyltransferase domain-containing protein has protein sequence MKSAIFKTLKKALSSLGIQISLSQSKKNLANRKGKKNLNVGCGKYIIDGFISLDIYTEHYHRNRKRDFIEYDLRKDRLPFPDNSVDNIYISHVIEHVETDYVVIFMRESHRVLKTGGVLRIACPDAEFLWRVSRFDNEYWTWRKGLIEKGINKLRDKMLNSPKSLPSQMDFFIREVSTPRSAYEGNSIETIIINGNDIKDLSYDQALNLLTEGLSFRVNHPGQHINAWDFSRLKNLGEEAGFKFIIKSKPNGSISSAMQGTDMDRTHPEMSLYVDMLK, from the coding sequence ATGAAATCTGCTATTTTTAAAACACTGAAAAAAGCTCTCTCCTCGTTGGGAATTCAGATTAGTCTTTCACAATCTAAAAAGAATTTAGCTAATCGGAAAGGAAAAAAAAATCTTAATGTAGGCTGTGGTAAATATATTATTGATGGCTTTATCAGCCTAGATATTTATACCGAACATTATCATCGTAATCGTAAACGTGACTTTATTGAATATGATTTACGCAAAGATCGTTTACCTTTTCCCGATAATTCTGTTGACAATATTTATATTTCCCATGTTATCGAACACGTTGAAACCGATTATGTCGTTATTTTTATGAGAGAATCTCATAGAGTCTTAAAAACTGGTGGAGTTTTAAGGATTGCCTGTCCTGATGCTGAGTTCTTGTGGAGAGTTAGTCGTTTTGATAACGAGTATTGGACATGGAGAAAAGGATTAATTGAAAAAGGAATAAATAAACTGAGAGATAAAATGCTTAATTCTCCAAAAAGTCTACCAAGTCAAATGGATTTTTTTATTCGGGAGGTTAGCACCCCTCGCAGTGCCTATGAAGGCAATAGCATTGAAACCATAATCATTAATGGCAATGACATCAAAGATTTAAGTTATGATCAAGCACTTAATTTATTAACAGAAGGGTTGTCCTTCCGAGTCAATCATCCTGGACAACATATTAATGCTTGGGATTTTTCTCGATTAAAAAATCTAGGAGAAGAAGCAGGATTTAAGTTCATAATCAAGAGTAAACCTAATGGTTCTATTTCTTCAGCTATGCAAGGAACAGATATGGATCGGACTCATCCAGAAATGAGTCTTTATGTGGATATGCTTAAATAA
- a CDS encoding NAD-dependent epimerase, translating to MSKILVTGAAGFIGFHLCQRLLQQGETVIGLDNLNDYYDVSLKEARLAQLKDRANFRFTKLDLADRQGMAEFFAQEKPEWVVHLAAQAGVRYSLENPHAYVDSNLVGFVNVLEGCRHNPVKHLVYASSSSVYGANKKIPFAVMDNVDHPVSLYAATKKANELMAHTYSHLYGVPTTGLRFFTVYGPWGRPDMAYFSFTKAILAGEPIKVFNHGQMRRDFTYIDDVVEGLVRVLGYVPTSPVPYRLYNIGNHSPFNLGDFIGILEDCLGKKAEKVFLPMQPGDVPTTYADVADLMADVGFAPATPLSVGLSNFVNWYRRFYNS from the coding sequence ATGAGTAAAATTTTAGTTACAGGGGCCGCTGGTTTTATTGGTTTTCACCTGTGTCAACGATTGCTGCAGCAAGGAGAGACGGTGATTGGCCTGGACAATCTCAATGATTATTACGATGTTTCCCTAAAGGAAGCTCGTTTAGCCCAATTGAAAGACAGGGCGAATTTTCGTTTTACGAAACTAGATCTGGCAGACCGTCAGGGGATGGCAGAGTTTTTTGCCCAGGAAAAGCCTGAGTGGGTGGTGCATCTAGCGGCCCAGGCGGGGGTGAGATATTCTCTGGAAAATCCCCATGCCTATGTAGACAGCAATTTGGTTGGGTTTGTCAATGTTTTGGAAGGCTGTCGTCATAACCCAGTCAAGCATTTGGTTTATGCATCGTCGAGTTCGGTCTATGGGGCCAATAAAAAGATTCCTTTTGCAGTTATGGATAATGTGGATCATCCGGTGAGCTTGTATGCGGCGACAAAGAAGGCCAATGAGTTGATGGCCCACACCTACAGTCATCTTTATGGTGTCCCAACAACTGGACTACGGTTTTTTACGGTCTATGGCCCCTGGGGGCGGCCGGATATGGCGTATTTTTCGTTTACGAAGGCTATTTTGGCAGGTGAACCAATTAAGGTGTTTAACCATGGCCAGATGCGGCGGGATTTTACCTATATTGATGATGTGGTGGAAGGACTCGTGCGAGTGCTTGGCTATGTACCAACTAGCCCGGTTCCCTATCGGCTCTATAATATTGGCAATCATAGCCCGTTCAATTTAGGAGATTTTATTGGAATTTTGGAGGATTGTTTGGGGAAAAAGGCAGAAAAAGTGTTTTTGCCGATGCAACCGGGGGATGTGCCGACAACCTATGCGGATGTGGCGGATTTGATGGCGGACGTGGGTTTTGCTCCTGCAACTCCTTTATCAGTAGGTTTAAGCAATTTTGTTAATTGGTATAGAAGATTCTATAATTCCTGA
- a CDS encoding Uma2 family endonuclease has translation MITTSPVKPPSTLEDFLALPETKPYSEYIDGKIEQKPMPQGEHSTLQIRLGTTINQVALPQKLAHAFTELRCNINGRSYVPDISVFTWERIPKTATGRIANRIDTYPDWMIEILSPEQSANKVIKKIMACLEAGTQLAWLVDPEDESVLVFKPQQFPEMKSEGDRLPVLESLSMLELPVGELFSWLSLS, from the coding sequence ATGATCACTACCTCCCCAGTCAAACCCCCATCAACCTTAGAGGACTTTTTGGCCCTGCCGGAAACGAAACCCTACAGTGAATACATTGACGGCAAAATTGAGCAAAAACCCATGCCCCAAGGTGAACATAGCACTTTACAAATCCGTTTAGGCACAACCATTAATCAGGTTGCGTTACCGCAAAAGTTAGCCCATGCTTTTACAGAACTCCGGTGCAATATCAATGGTCGCTCTTATGTGCCGGACATCAGTGTTTTTACTTGGGAACGTATTCCTAAGACGGCAACGGGTCGCATTGCCAATCGCATTGATACCTATCCGGATTGGATGATTGAAATTTTATCGCCAGAGCAGTCGGCCAATAAGGTGATCAAGAAAATTATGGCTTGCCTGGAGGCTGGTACTCAGTTGGCGTGGCTAGTAGATCCGGAGGATGAGTCGGTGTTGGTGTTTAAACCCCAGCAGTTCCCGGAAATGAAGTCTGAAGGCGATCGTTTACCGGTTTTGGAGTCCTTATCAATGCTCGAACTCCCCGTTGGGGAGCTATTTAGTTGGCTGAGCCTTAGTTAG
- a CDS encoding class I SAM-dependent methyltransferase yields MFTTKIVSKLKSIVTSLFDSEKIIISDSGKLEAVDRVFIKDNGSKIPCHEYYRFSLKQGWRYIYQLNIMDELLHKGVLDEEDRIFLKNSIGKSTIEKSLEEIDEYFICKVTQKYSNYLFTNHVNSNSFRPVLKPDRKQTILKINQLYLSHKKFFDFLHKKSIYEYKQGDKILEIGYITGGHSIFAFEKMGFTAMGIDNFYSGLISDIPLHQYITQLLNSKALFLKGDITEKTPIEAESLDCVHSISVLEHIMNLPDMMKECFRILKPGGLMIHRYDPYFHPKGGHSLGMLDSAWGHLRLSESEYARYLFWFRPNEADLALDWYHKGIHRDYPIQKMQLLIVNSGFDICYWHSSFISKSERTLLSSQINKDALENYPEISINDLLYSGHLFVARKPRRQN; encoded by the coding sequence GTGTTTACAACTAAAATTGTTTCTAAACTAAAATCCATCGTCACGAGCTTATTCGACAGTGAAAAGATAATAATTTCCGATTCTGGCAAATTGGAAGCCGTTGATAGGGTTTTTATTAAAGATAATGGTAGTAAAATTCCTTGCCATGAATACTATAGGTTTTCGTTGAAACAAGGATGGCGTTATATATACCAGCTAAACATTATGGATGAACTTTTGCACAAAGGGGTTTTAGATGAAGAAGATAGAATATTTTTGAAGAACTCTATCGGCAAAAGTACAATAGAAAAATCCCTCGAAGAAATAGATGAATATTTTATTTGTAAAGTAACACAAAAATATTCAAATTATCTATTTACCAATCATGTAAATTCCAATAGTTTTCGCCCTGTTCTCAAACCTGATAGAAAGCAAACTATATTAAAAATCAATCAACTTTATTTATCACATAAAAAGTTTTTTGATTTTCTACATAAGAAATCTATCTATGAATATAAACAAGGAGATAAGATTCTTGAAATAGGATATATTACAGGTGGACATTCTATCTTTGCATTTGAAAAAATGGGATTTACAGCAATGGGGATTGATAATTTTTATAGTGGGCTAATTTCTGATATTCCGCTTCACCAATATATAACCCAGTTACTTAATAGTAAAGCGTTATTTTTGAAAGGAGATATTACAGAAAAAACACCGATAGAAGCTGAATCCCTTGATTGTGTTCATTCAATTTCTGTACTTGAACATATTATGAATTTGCCAGATATGATGAAAGAGTGCTTTAGGATATTAAAACCAGGAGGTTTAATGATTCATCGTTATGATCCTTATTTTCATCCAAAAGGAGGGCATTCACTGGGAATGTTAGATTCTGCTTGGGGACATTTAAGACTTTCTGAATCTGAGTATGCAAGATATTTATTTTGGTTTAGACCCAATGAAGCAGATTTAGCCCTTGACTGGTATCATAAAGGAATCCATAGGGATTATCCGATACAAAAAATGCAACTATTGATCGTTAATTCTGGTTTTGATATTTGCTACTGGCACTCGTCTTTTATTTCAAAAAGTGAAAGAACACTTTTGTCATCTCAAATAAATAAAGATGCTTTAGAAAATTATCCTGAAATCTCGATCAATGACTTGCTGTACTCAGGACATCTTTTCGTTGCAAGAAAACCCCGTCGTCAAAATTAA
- a CDS encoding glycosyltransferase yields MQKKVLFAIPSIDQRGPDRVFFELISNFDRSKYKCVLAVQEASGYYLKHLPEDVKCHVIDSSNPKQTKYPIAELRSIIREEKPDVIVSTLRMIVTATFARMLMPKAPVHIIRPANHLTLDGLSLIRQSPLKHTASFLVNILTLWLSNFVICQSKSLQEDLSKYAPLKHKSAVINNPIDIESVREKAQAEKIPRWGDPSILAIGRLFPQKGFDLLLRSLPKVIEQYPHAHVTVLGEGPQRPELESLITKNNLEGHVSLPGFCANPYPHILACDFLVSTSRYEGFPNVILEATSLGKPVLATNCPGGTSEIVIPNLSGWLIQTENVLAISEGIKMAISEFGIINSQEIINFCYEYFDTQKIINKYDYFLEELLVN; encoded by the coding sequence ATGCAAAAAAAGGTTTTGTTTGCCATTCCTTCTATCGATCAACGAGGGCCAGATCGGGTTTTTTTTGAGTTAATCAGTAACTTTGATCGCTCAAAATATAAGTGTGTTCTGGCTGTGCAGGAGGCCAGCGGTTACTATCTCAAACATTTGCCGGAAGATGTTAAGTGCCATGTTATAGATAGTTCAAATCCAAAACAGACTAAGTACCCTATTGCTGAACTACGGTCTATAATCCGAGAGGAAAAGCCTGATGTAATTGTTAGCACCCTCAGAATGATTGTGACAGCGACGTTCGCTAGAATGTTAATGCCTAAGGCGCCCGTTCATATTATTCGCCCGGCAAATCACCTTACGCTGGATGGTTTATCATTAATTCGTCAATCACCCCTTAAACATACCGCATCGTTTTTAGTTAATATTTTGACACTGTGGTTAAGTAACTTTGTTATTTGTCAAAGCAAAAGCCTACAAGAAGATCTAAGTAAATATGCTCCACTCAAACATAAATCTGCTGTTATTAATAATCCCATTGATATAGAGTCTGTGAGAGAAAAAGCCCAAGCTGAAAAGATTCCCCGGTGGGGCGATCCCTCAATTTTAGCCATTGGCAGACTTTTTCCCCAAAAAGGATTTGATTTATTGTTACGGTCACTACCAAAAGTTATTGAGCAGTATCCCCATGCCCATGTTACAGTCCTGGGGGAAGGGCCCCAGCGTCCTGAGTTAGAATCATTAATCACCAAGAACAATTTGGAGGGACATGTCAGTTTACCCGGCTTCTGTGCTAATCCCTATCCCCATATTTTGGCTTGCGACTTCTTAGTTTCCACTTCCCGCTATGAGGGATTTCCTAACGTTATTTTGGAAGCCACTTCCCTTGGTAAACCTGTCCTTGCCACTAATTGTCCAGGAGGTACTTCGGAAATAGTGATTCCTAATCTGAGTGGTTGGCTGATCCAAACGGAGAATGTTTTGGCAATTTCGGAGGGTATAAAAATGGCAATCTCTGAATTTGGTATAATAAACTCACAAGAAATTATTAATTTTTGTTATGAATACTTTGATACACAAAAAATTATTAATAAATACGATTATTTCTTAGAAGAACTACTGGTTAACTAA
- a CDS encoding ABC transporter ATP-binding protein, protein MAKKNSSGKSNRANSSLLAELRELLIYLKLRRRYQLFCLLILMVVSSLSEVVSLGAILPFLSALSNASLLLNNSKVKPILNFFAITTPPKLVLTLAIVFIIAVITASAIRIFTINIQTHLAAKISGDLSCEVYRKTLLQPYEFHVLSNSSNLISSVTEDTKQLTTNILIPLVSGISTAFVAFALIIGLFWIDKIIALYSVVIFGGSFIIIYQLRKSLLLRNSKILVENSQQQIKIVQESLGGIRDVLLGGSQPFFQTAYKNADRPYRKAVASNTVIGLTPRYIVESVAMGATAILALTLGKDGDFSRAVPILGGLVLGANRLLPALQQTFSALVRIQGARSSLKRILIALRRTIDPLQTWLPQEKLPLNSELRLENIWFRYRGNADWVLKDLNLIIKAKTTVAFVGSTGSGKSTTADLILGLLKPQEGKILVDGLSLEGEKLAQWQRNIAHVPQSIFLMDATIAENIAFGISYQRIDLHQVRKVAKFAQIDEFIMSLPAGYDTHVGERGVRLSGGQRQRIGIARALYGDASVILFDEATSALDNATEKEVMKAIESLSHDFTIIMIAHRLSTVEKCDHIFELSQGQVIAQGTYQELCDHSSSFKRMTTLI, encoded by the coding sequence ATGGCAAAAAAAAACTCGTCTGGAAAAAGTAACAGAGCAAATAGCTCTCTACTTGCGGAGTTAAGAGAATTATTAATCTATCTAAAACTTCGTCGTCGTTACCAACTATTTTGCTTGCTCATTTTAATGGTAGTCTCATCTTTAAGTGAAGTTGTGAGCTTGGGGGCAATCTTGCCTTTTCTTAGTGCCTTGAGTAATGCTAGTTTATTATTAAATAATTCCAAGGTTAAACCTATACTTAATTTTTTCGCTATTACAACGCCGCCTAAGCTAGTTTTAACTCTTGCAATAGTTTTTATCATCGCTGTTATCACTGCTTCTGCCATTAGAATTTTTACTATTAATATACAAACTCATCTCGCCGCTAAAATCTCTGGAGATTTAAGTTGCGAAGTTTATCGAAAGACTCTCTTGCAACCCTATGAATTCCATGTTTTATCTAATAGTAGCAATTTAATCAGTTCAGTCACAGAGGATACGAAACAACTTACCACAAATATATTAATTCCTCTGGTTTCCGGGATTAGTACTGCTTTTGTCGCTTTTGCTTTGATTATAGGATTATTTTGGATTGACAAAATAATCGCCTTATACTCTGTTGTGATTTTTGGTGGTTCTTTTATTATCATTTATCAATTACGCAAATCTCTCTTATTAAGAAATAGCAAGATTTTGGTAGAAAATAGTCAACAGCAAATTAAAATCGTCCAAGAAAGTTTAGGGGGTATTAGAGATGTTCTATTAGGAGGAAGTCAACCATTTTTTCAAACAGCTTACAAAAATGCCGATCGCCCTTATCGAAAAGCCGTCGCATCCAATACAGTAATTGGTCTGACTCCTCGTTACATTGTGGAATCTGTAGCCATGGGTGCTACAGCTATCTTGGCATTGACCTTAGGTAAAGATGGTGATTTTAGTCGTGCCGTACCAATATTAGGTGGACTAGTCTTAGGAGCAAATCGTTTACTGCCAGCACTACAACAAACCTTTTCAGCTTTAGTGAGAATTCAAGGCGCGAGAAGTTCCCTCAAACGAATCTTAATTGCATTACGCAGAACGATTGATCCTTTGCAAACTTGGCTTCCTCAAGAAAAACTACCTTTAAATAGCGAACTACGACTAGAAAATATTTGGTTTCGTTATCGAGGTAACGCTGATTGGGTATTGAAAGATCTAAATCTAATCATCAAAGCCAAAACGACTGTTGCTTTTGTGGGCAGTACTGGGAGTGGAAAAAGTACCACAGCAGATCTTATTTTAGGCTTACTTAAGCCTCAAGAAGGAAAAATATTAGTTGATGGCTTATCTTTAGAAGGTGAAAAACTAGCTCAATGGCAACGAAATATTGCCCATGTACCTCAATCAATTTTTCTTATGGATGCTACTATTGCTGAGAATATTGCTTTTGGTATTTCTTATCAGCGAATAGACTTACATCAAGTCAGAAAGGTCGCTAAATTCGCTCAAATTGATGAATTTATTATGAGTTTACCGGCTGGTTATGATACTCATGTGGGAGAAAGAGGGGTGCGCCTTAGTGGTGGCCAACGCCAAAGAATTGGCATTGCAAGGGCTTTATATGGAGATGCGTCAGTGATATTATTTGATGAGGCGACTAGTGCCCTAGATAATGCAACAGAAAAGGAGGTGATGAAAGCCATTGAATCTTTAAGTCATGATTTCACCATTATTATGATTGCTCATAGACTCAGTACTGTAGAAAAGTGTGATCACATATTTGAGTTAAGTCAAGGGCAGGTCATAGCTCAAGGGACTTATCAAGAATTGTGCGATCATTCTAGTAGCTTTAAACGAATGACCACACTAATTTAA
- a CDS encoding N-acetylneuraminate synthase family protein, whose amino-acid sequence MIIDKNLSKYIVFAEDDIINALKKISDNKSRIIFSVTEAGVLEGVLTDGDFRRWLVTQNTIDLNQPVSKITNKNYKYFDYTEDTYKIQSVISNETEFIPLLDKNRHLVAIAHLKSDDIRIGDFTINEKFPTFIIAEIGNNHNGSLALAKKLIGEAIASGADCVKFQMRDLKSLYRNAGNANDASEDLGSQYTLDLLSRFQLTPEELFTAFDYCQSKGILPLCTPWDLESLALLENYGMKAYKVASADLTNHDLLKALAKTGKPLICSTGMATEQEISESVKLLKELGSMYVLLHCNSTYPAPFKDVNLNYLNRLKEIGDCPIGYSGHERGINVAIAAVAKGAKVIEKHFTLDKTMEGNDHKVSLLPDEFRLMVEGIRQVEQSLGEVGERKISQGELMNRETLAKSLVINCDLKSGDIITESMLEVKSPGKGLQPNRKKELIGKPAKRDLKAGDFLYSSDLEQVQVQPRNYKFKRPWGLPVRYHDFKNLLSKTNPDLLEFHLSYKDLEQDIKQFFAHPYDLDLVVHTPELFAGDHLLNLCSEDESYRQRSIEEMQRVIDITRKLKPYFKRCDRPCIVTNVGGFTLDAPLSLTERAKLYELLIDSLSQLDTQGVEIIPQTMPPFPWHFGGQRYHNLFVDPQDTAQFCSQHSYRVCLDISHSKLACNHHNWSFKQFIEQVSPFVAHLHIADSEGLDGEGLQIGEGEIDFPAFVEDLDKTAPNASFIPEIWQGHKNDGEGFWIAFEKLEALL is encoded by the coding sequence ATGATTATTGATAAAAATCTATCTAAATATATTGTCTTCGCTGAAGATGACATCATCAATGCTTTAAAGAAGATAAGCGACAATAAGAGTCGTATTATTTTTTCTGTTACTGAGGCGGGGGTATTGGAAGGAGTTCTAACAGATGGTGATTTTCGCCGTTGGCTAGTCACTCAAAATACCATTGATCTGAATCAACCTGTATCCAAAATTACTAATAAAAATTATAAATATTTCGATTACACAGAAGATACTTATAAGATTCAGTCAGTTATTTCTAACGAAACAGAGTTTATTCCCCTGTTAGATAAGAATCGTCATCTAGTAGCGATCGCCCATCTCAAGTCTGATGACATTCGCATTGGTGACTTTACGATTAATGAAAAATTTCCGACCTTTATCATTGCGGAAATCGGTAATAATCATAACGGCAGTTTAGCATTAGCCAAAAAATTAATTGGTGAGGCGATTGCCTCTGGGGCTGACTGTGTTAAATTTCAAATGAGAGATCTCAAATCTCTTTATCGAAATGCCGGTAATGCCAATGATGCTAGCGAAGATTTAGGTTCACAATATACATTAGATTTACTATCTCGTTTTCAATTAACCCCTGAAGAATTATTCACTGCTTTTGATTACTGTCAATCTAAGGGGATTTTGCCTCTTTGTACTCCTTGGGATTTAGAAAGTTTAGCTCTGTTAGAAAATTATGGCATGAAGGCTTATAAAGTTGCTTCCGCTGACTTAACTAATCACGACTTATTAAAAGCCTTGGCAAAAACGGGAAAACCCCTAATTTGCTCAACGGGGATGGCTACAGAACAAGAAATTAGCGAATCAGTTAAACTACTTAAAGAATTAGGTTCAATGTACGTTTTACTGCACTGTAATTCGACGTATCCAGCTCCCTTTAAAGATGTTAACCTCAACTATCTCAATCGACTCAAGGAAATTGGTGATTGTCCTATCGGTTACTCTGGCCACGAAAGAGGTATTAACGTGGCGATCGCTGCTGTTGCTAAAGGAGCAAAGGTAATCGAGAAACATTTTACCCTCGACAAAACCATGGAGGGGAATGATCATAAAGTCAGTTTACTGCCTGATGAGTTTCGTTTGATGGTAGAAGGTATCCGTCAAGTAGAACAATCTTTAGGAGAAGTAGGAGAACGGAAAATCAGTCAAGGAGAATTAATGAATAGGGAAACTTTGGCAAAAAGTTTAGTTATCAACTGCGATCTCAAATCAGGAGACATCATTACTGAATCAATGCTTGAAGTAAAAAGTCCGGGTAAGGGATTACAACCCAATCGAAAAAAAGAACTCATCGGTAAACCTGCCAAAAGAGACTTAAAAGCAGGAGATTTCTTGTATTCTAGTGATTTAGAACAAGTACAAGTACAACCAAGAAATTACAAATTTAAGCGTCCTTGGGGCTTACCAGTTCGTTATCATGACTTTAAAAATCTTTTAAGTAAAACTAATCCCGATTTACTAGAATTTCATCTTAGTTATAAAGACTTAGAGCAAGATATTAAGCAGTTTTTTGCTCATCCTTACGATCTGGATTTAGTGGTTCACACCCCTGAATTATTCGCCGGGGATCATTTACTCAATCTCTGTTCTGAAGATGAAAGTTATCGTCAAAGGTCGATCGAAGAAATGCAAAGGGTTATTGACATTACCAGAAAGTTAAAACCCTATTTTAAAAGGTGCGATCGTCCTTGTATTGTTACTAACGTTGGTGGTTTTACCCTTGATGCTCCTCTAAGTCTTACGGAAAGAGCAAAACTTTATGAATTACTCATTGATAGCCTTTCTCAGTTAGATACACAAGGAGTTGAAATCATTCCTCAAACCATGCCACCTTTCCCTTGGCACTTTGGCGGACAGAGGTACCATAATCTTTTTGTTGATCCCCAAGATACTGCGCAATTTTGCTCTCAACATAGTTATCGAGTCTGTTTAGACATATCCCATTCTAAATTAGCCTGTAATCATCATAACTGGTCATTCAAGCAGTTTATTGAGCAAGTAAGTCCCTTTGTAGCTCATTTACACATCGCTGATTCAGAAGGATTAGATGGAGAAGGATTACAAATCGGCGAGGGAGAAATCGATTTTCCAGCTTTTGTCGAAGACTTAGATAAAACTGCCCCAAATGCCTCCTTTATACCCGAAATATGGCAAGGGCATAAAAATGACGGTGAGGGTTTTTGGATTGCTTTTGAAAAATTAGAGGCTTTACTCTAA
- a CDS encoding methyltransferase domain-containing protein, whose product MNKKNFLKNLAIFFGKLGVLPDRLKTKTKAWERVNQINKKIWNWRGLKWVEDGYWKLTPTPTDAEGQYDLIYGSHSLEHVTNVTEFFNHVERLLSPSGVIYFEVPNCHADNPQSYPNGKIHIPHTYYFTRNFFDTLPYNTTLNSTYLVDKYKSKFTSLHGESGHVMRFSGHKKNQEKKLNNILVLLKCINRSFFCAHSR is encoded by the coding sequence ATGAACAAGAAAAATTTTTTAAAGAATCTAGCCATTTTCTTTGGCAAGTTAGGCGTATTACCTGATAGATTGAAGACCAAAACAAAAGCATGGGAACGAGTAAATCAAATCAATAAAAAGATCTGGAATTGGAGAGGATTAAAGTGGGTAGAAGATGGATATTGGAAATTAACTCCGACGCCCACTGATGCAGAAGGACAGTATGACTTAATCTATGGGAGTCATTCCCTAGAACACGTTACTAATGTGACTGAGTTCTTCAATCATGTTGAGCGACTGTTATCTCCTTCAGGCGTGATTTATTTTGAAGTTCCTAATTGTCATGCTGATAACCCTCAATCTTATCCAAATGGGAAAATTCATATACCTCATACCTATTACTTTACCCGAAATTTCTTTGACACACTGCCATATAATACGACGCTAAACTCAACATACCTTGTAGACAAATACAAGTCCAAATTTACTAGTTTACATGGAGAATCTGGTCATGTTATGAGGTTCTCTGGTCATAAAAAGAATCAAGAAAAAAAACTAAACAATATTTTAGTACTATTAAAATGTATTAACCGCTCCTTTTTTTGTGCGCATTCAAGATAA